In Thalassotalea sp. Sam97, a single window of DNA contains:
- the galU gene encoding UTP--glucose-1-phosphate uridylyltransferase GalU: protein MLPATKAIPKEMLPVVDKPLIQYIVNECIAAGIKEIVLVTHSSKNAIENHFDKHFELETTLENRVKRQLLEEVQSICPKDVTIMHVRQGEAKGLGHAVLKAQPIVGDEPFVVVLPDVLIDDAASNPKTENLAAMLKRFEETGKSQIMVEPVPQELVSSYGVVDCNGEQLAAGESHPMTAIVEKPDVDEAPSNLAVVGRYVLSKQIWELLEFTPPGAGNEIQLTDAIASLMKIEPVEAFHMTGKSHDCGSKLGYMKANVEYGLRHPALKDDFAAYLKSL, encoded by the coding sequence ATGCTACCTGCAACCAAAGCTATCCCTAAAGAAATGTTACCGGTAGTGGATAAGCCACTCATTCAATACATTGTTAATGAGTGTATTGCCGCTGGTATTAAAGAAATTGTGTTGGTAACGCATTCGTCAAAAAATGCCATTGAAAACCATTTTGATAAGCATTTTGAATTGGAAACCACGCTAGAGAATCGTGTTAAACGTCAATTGTTGGAAGAAGTACAATCTATTTGTCCAAAAGACGTGACCATTATGCATGTGCGCCAAGGCGAGGCTAAAGGTCTTGGCCATGCGGTATTAAAAGCACAACCAATTGTAGGCGATGAACCATTCGTGGTTGTGTTACCGGATGTATTAATTGATGATGCTGCGAGTAACCCGAAAACTGAAAACTTAGCTGCTATGCTTAAGCGCTTTGAAGAAACCGGTAAAAGCCAAATTATGGTTGAGCCAGTACCGCAAGAGTTAGTGAGTAGTTACGGCGTGGTTGATTGCAATGGTGAACAATTAGCCGCCGGCGAATCTCATCCTATGACGGCTATCGTTGAAAAGCCAGACGTTGACGAAGCTCCGTCAAACTTAGCGGTTGTTGGTCGTTACGTATTATCAAAACAGATTTGGGAATTGCTTGAGTTTACACCTCCTGGTGCAGGCAACGAAATTCAGTTAACCGATGCAATCGCAAGCTTGATGAAAATTGAGCCTGTAGAAGCATTCCATATGACCGGTAAATCACACGATTGTGGCTCAAAGTTAGGTTACATGAAAGCCAATGTGGAATACGGTTTACGTCATCCAGCGCTAAAAGATGACTTTGCTGCCTATTTAAAGTCTTTATAA
- a CDS encoding universal stress protein, with protein sequence MKTIVVIADHFGLTTNAIEQASYLSLAIQAKLHVVFFHYEDITDMGSKGEAFKDALMQRLTEKATHLQNELSHPLPYSSDVVWQQDITTWVNHYVTIHDVAMVVKTAHCTDALFYTPTDWALLRECPAPILIASKKHWRRSHDILACVDLQSKDESKQQLNQHILSSACHLAKRLDVKVQVLYVPPFSSVLRDLGVQFKDEIEIKAEHALADQIHTLTKQYQLSEQQFYIHAGKPWQVIPSIAAKVRCQLVVLGTVGRRGIGQKVLGNTAEKILRRLKTNVLALKPSYPP encoded by the coding sequence ATGAAAACAATCGTGGTTATCGCCGATCATTTTGGCTTAACAACAAACGCTATAGAGCAAGCAAGTTATTTATCTCTCGCCATACAGGCAAAATTACATGTGGTGTTTTTTCACTATGAAGATATCACTGACATGGGCAGTAAAGGTGAAGCATTTAAAGATGCGCTTATGCAACGGTTAACCGAAAAAGCAACGCATTTACAGAACGAACTCTCTCACCCGCTCCCCTACAGTAGTGATGTTGTCTGGCAACAAGATATCACTACTTGGGTTAATCACTATGTTACGATTCACGATGTTGCTATGGTGGTAAAAACCGCCCATTGCACCGACGCTTTATTTTACACGCCGACCGACTGGGCGTTATTGCGAGAATGCCCAGCGCCCATTTTAATCGCCAGTAAAAAACACTGGCGACGTAGTCACGATATTCTAGCTTGCGTCGACTTACAAAGCAAAGATGAGTCCAAACAACAACTCAACCAACACATTTTATCGTCTGCATGCCATCTTGCAAAGCGACTCGACGTCAAGGTACAGGTGCTGTACGTTCCGCCCTTCTCTTCCGTATTACGAGATTTAGGGGTACAATTTAAAGACGAGATAGAGATAAAAGCAGAGCATGCCCTTGCTGATCAAATCCACACCCTCACTAAACAATACCAACTGAGCGAACAACAATTTTATATTCACGCAGGCAAACCTTGGCAAGTGATCCCATCGATAGCGGCTAAGGTGCGTTGTCAATTAGTGGTGCTGGGCACCGTTGGCCGACGCGGTATCGGGCAAAAAGTGTTAGGCAACACCGCCGAAAAAATTCTCCGCAGATTAAAAACCAACGTGCTTGCCCTAAAGCCATCTTACCCCCCATAA
- the tviB gene encoding Vi polysaccharide biosynthesis UDP-N-acetylglucosamine C-6 dehydrogenase TviB has product MDLNTTKVAVIGLGYVGLPLAVEFGKQFPTVGFDIKQHRIDQLRDHIDTTLEVSKKQFEQAENLTFTSHQDDLKQCNFYIVTVPTPIDKYKQPDLTPLIKASEMIASVINKGDVVVYESTVYPGATEDDCIPVIERHSGLVFNQDFFAGYSPERINPGDKKHTVTKILKITSGSTPEAAKYIDQLYGSIISAGTHMASSIKVAEAAKVIENTQRDVNIALINELAIIFNKLDIDTLDVLEAAGTKWNFLPFRPGLVGGHCIGVDPYYLTQKAEQIGYHPKMILAGRHLNDDMGKYVVSQLVKNMMKQDAHVEHANVLVMGLTFKENCPDLRNTRVIDIIDELNEYNMSVDVYDPWCDKQEAKALYNLDLLEQPKENHYDAIIFTVAHKQFMQLSETQIREWGRRGHFIYDLKYILPRESVDLRL; this is encoded by the coding sequence ATGGATTTAAATACAACAAAAGTAGCCGTAATAGGCTTAGGTTACGTCGGTTTACCTTTGGCTGTCGAGTTCGGTAAACAATTTCCCACCGTAGGTTTTGACATTAAGCAACATCGTATCGATCAACTTAGGGATCACATCGATACAACCTTAGAAGTCAGTAAAAAACAATTCGAACAAGCTGAAAACCTGACCTTTACCAGCCATCAAGACGATCTTAAGCAATGTAACTTTTACATTGTCACCGTGCCAACCCCCATCGATAAATACAAACAGCCCGATCTGACACCATTAATCAAAGCCAGTGAAATGATTGCAAGTGTCATCAATAAAGGTGATGTGGTGGTATATGAGTCAACCGTTTACCCTGGCGCTACCGAAGATGACTGTATCCCCGTTATTGAGCGCCACAGCGGTTTGGTGTTTAACCAAGACTTTTTCGCTGGCTATTCGCCGGAGCGCATCAACCCTGGCGACAAAAAACACACCGTCACCAAAATTTTAAAAATCACCTCAGGCTCAACGCCCGAGGCGGCAAAGTATATAGACCAACTTTATGGCAGCATCATTAGCGCCGGCACGCACATGGCAAGCTCGATAAAGGTCGCCGAAGCCGCCAAAGTCATTGAAAACACTCAACGCGATGTCAACATTGCTTTGATCAATGAGCTGGCGATTATTTTTAATAAGCTTGATATTGATACGCTTGACGTATTGGAAGCGGCTGGCACTAAGTGGAACTTTTTACCATTTCGCCCAGGTTTAGTCGGTGGCCACTGTATTGGTGTTGACCCTTATTACTTAACTCAAAAAGCCGAGCAAATTGGTTATCACCCTAAAATGATTTTGGCGGGGCGGCATTTAAACGATGACATGGGCAAATACGTAGTATCGCAACTTGTCAAAAACATGATGAAACAAGATGCCCACGTTGAGCACGCTAATGTCTTGGTAATGGGCTTAACTTTTAAAGAAAACTGCCCCGATTTACGCAACACCCGTGTTATCGACATTATTGATGAGCTCAACGAATACAATATGAGTGTTGATGTATACGATCCCTGGTGTGACAAGCAAGAAGCGAAAGCGCTATATAATCTTGATTTACTTGAGCAACCAAAAGAGAACCATTATGACGCGATTATCTTCACTGTCGCTCATAAACAATTTATGCAGCTCAGCGAAACACAAATCAGAGAATGGGGTCGTCGCGGTCATTTTATTTACGATTTAAAGTACATTCTGCCACGCGAATCGGTTGATCTGCGTTTATAA
- a CDS encoding transposase: MPRKPRLYLAKHPYLISLCGNNAQSIFFTQQDYQQFARYLNHGLDKYRLQLHAYALLNNRILLLLTPLSSESIAKLMQYINGSYVRYVNRRHNRTGGLFQGRHKASLVEHDSYLMWAMYYLDGIGQQSTQHDNAIDAYTSYAEHTGDHQRKAPFNLQLIAPTSYLKLADCDEQRQDRYRQQLFLEENQFYRQFIEAKLHQNFPIASQRYINTLSFEAQLLFTQNKPGRPRKNKHGLYQWLMNV; the protein is encoded by the coding sequence ATGCCAAGAAAACCCAGATTATACCTCGCTAAACATCCATACCTTATTAGTCTGTGTGGTAACAACGCTCAGTCAATATTTTTTACTCAACAAGACTACCAACAATTTGCCCGTTATTTAAATCATGGACTCGATAAATATAGGCTGCAATTGCATGCATATGCATTATTAAACAATCGCATACTGTTATTGCTAACCCCGTTAAGCAGTGAATCTATTGCCAAGCTCATGCAATATATCAATGGCAGTTATGTGAGATATGTGAACAGACGACATAATCGTACCGGCGGATTATTTCAGGGCCGGCATAAAGCTAGCCTCGTTGAGCATGATAGTTATCTTATGTGGGCGATGTATTATCTTGATGGTATCGGACAGCAAAGCACGCAACATGATAACGCCATTGATGCCTACACCAGTTATGCTGAGCATACAGGTGACCATCAACGTAAAGCACCGTTTAATCTGCAATTGATTGCGCCAACAAGTTACCTAAAACTTGCCGATTGCGATGAACAACGGCAAGATCGATATCGGCAACAGTTGTTTCTCGAAGAAAATCAATTCTACCGACAGTTTATCGAAGCTAAGCTTCATCAAAACTTTCCAATTGCCAGCCAACGTTACATCAATACCCTTAGCTTCGAAGCGCAGCTGTTGTTTACTCAAAATAAACCTGGACGCCCGCGAAAAAACAAACACGGGCTATATCAGTGGCTGATGAATGTATGA